From Micromonospora carbonacea:
ATCGCCTCGGGCTGCTTGTCGCCGCACTCCAGGACGAGCTGCTTGCGCCCGTGCTCGCGGGCGGACCGCTCGACGGCGGCGAGCACCGCCCGGGCCACGCCCCGCCCCCGCGCCTGCGGGCTGGTGTACATGCGCTTCAGCTCGGCGGTCTCCCCGGCGTCGCCGTGGCTACGCCAGCCGCCGCACCCGACGGGCTCCCCGGCGAGGTAGGCCACCAGGAACGCGCCGTGCGGCGGCACGAACTCGGCGGCGTCGACCGGGGTGTCGTCGCCGCTGCCCCCGTACCGCCGGCCCAGGTCCGCCAGGGCGCCCCGGATGAGCGCCTGGGCCTCCGGGGCGTCGAAGCGGGCCGGACGGATCTCGATCTCGCTCACGGGGAAAGGGTACGTCGCCGGCCGGCCCCCTACCGGAAGTGGTCCCAGCCGGTCGGGCCGTCGTACGCCTCGCCGTCGACGGTGACGCCGGCGCCCTCCGTCACCCGGCCGACGGCCCGCCACGGGTCGGGCAGCGCCACCGCCGGAGGGAACGTGGCGGCCAGCGCGTGGTCGTCGCCGCCGGCGAGGATCCACGAGTACGGGTCGACCCCGAGCGCCTGGGCGGCGTCGCGCATCTGCCGGGGCACCTCGAAGGCGTCCCGCCGCACGTCGATGCCGACCCCGCTGGCGCGGGCGACGTGCCCGAGGTCGG
This genomic window contains:
- a CDS encoding GNAT family N-acetyltransferase produces the protein MSEIEIRPARFDAPEAQALIRGALADLGRRYGGSGDDTPVDAAEFVPPHGAFLVAYLAGEPVGCGGWRSHGDAGETAELKRMYTSPQARGRGVARAVLAAVERSAREHGRKQLVLECGDKQPEAIAMYSTVGYERIPNFGFYRDHPGCLSFGRTL